A single Bacteroidota bacterium DNA region contains:
- the raiA gene encoding ribosome-associated translation inhibitor RaiA has product MQVKIQSIHFDADKKLLNFVEERVDKLTQYYDGIISSDVALKLDKSSTSDNKVAEIRIGIPGNDLFAKKQSKTFEEAVENCLDALTTQVKKHKEKVKGL; this is encoded by the coding sequence ATGCAAGTTAAAATTCAATCTATACATTTCGATGCCGATAAAAAATTATTAAATTTTGTAGAAGAGAGAGTAGATAAACTAACTCAATATTACGATGGAATAATTAGCAGCGATGTGGCCCTTAAGCTAGATAAATCAAGTACTTCAGACAATAAAGTGGCAGAAATTCGCATAGGAATTCCGGGTAACGATCTTTTTGCAAAAAAGCAAAGCAAAACATTCGAAGAAGCGGTTGAAAATTGCTTAGACGCCCTTACTACACAAGTTAAAAAACACAAGGAAAAAGTAAAGGGGCTTTAG